The sequence CTACGCCGTGAGCTTTGCCCACAACCAAGACGACAACAATGTCTGGGCCCAGCAGCTCTCCAACGCCATCGGGCGGGTAAAGCGCCTCGAAGGCGTGGCCCAGGTCGATCTTGTGGGGCACAGCAAGGGTGGCGTGCCGGTGCGCGCGTACCTGTCGAACTTTGGTGAGCCCTGGATGACCGCCTACCAGGGCGATGTGCGCCGCGCCGTGTTCGTAGCCTCGCCCCTGGGGGGCATCGACTTCTCGTTCCGCCACCCCTCCGCCAATCTCGCTCTCTACGGCAAGAGCGACAATCCCTATCTCAATGCCCCCATGTCGTGGGACCGCATGATCGCCTACGGCTGGTGGCACGATGTGCGCGACCAGGGGTTCAGCAAGGACGGGCCGGATTACTGGCCGGGCCAGCGTCAGCTCCTCGACCGCTGGGACGGGGTGTACAAGCCGTCGTCTCTCGAGCCTGACGTCAAGACCACCATTGAAGGGGGCCAGGGGCTCATCAGCACGTCTCGTGGCATCGACCACTTCATCAACGAGAGCGGCCGCTACATGCCGCGTCTGCGCGCCACGCCCATCGATCCCCACGTCGACGTGGCCGTGCTGGCGGGCAATCGGCCGGACATCAAGGGCATCTCGAACGAGCATGACGGCGAGAGCGACGGCCTCCTCTTCCTGCGCAGCGCGCTCGAGGTCCCTCGGGAATCCCGCCTCGTCGCCGAGGCGGTGTTCCCCCTCAACCACAAGGAAATCGTCGCCGATGCATCGGCCCATCAGTGGGTGGCCGACGTGCTCGCGCCGGAGACCCTTCCGCGCATGCCACAGGCTGAGCGCGATCGCGTCGAGGCCGAGGCCTTCGCCACCGGCCACAAGATGAACCTGAGCGCGAAGGTCCCGGTCGAGATGAGGGCCAACGAGGCTGCCGAGAACCGCATCCACACGCTGGCCCTGGCCGCCGACAAGAAGGCGGGTCGCGTGCACGCCTGCTACGCCGAGGGCATCGATTGACCGCCTGAGAGCGGCGCTGCCGACCTCTGGGCGGGGCTTCACTTCCTGCTGCGAACAGGAATTCACGCCGACCCACCGCAAGCATGTCAGACGTAGGAGGCGGGGTTTTGACATCATGAGATCCATACGCGCATTCTCCCTGTCTGTTCTGTTGCTGATGCTGGTGGCATCAGTCCCGAGCTCGGCCCAGTCGTACGACGGCGTGTTCACGGGGCAGTCAGAAGACGGTCCCACCCGTTTTGAGCTACGTCAGAGCGGGAGCGACGTGACGGGCGTCATGACCATCGGCAAGTACCGCTTGACCCTCGAGGCGAAGCTCGACGGCGGGAAGGCCTACGGCATCGCCGAGGCGAGCGGCGCGCCGGTGCGGTTCGGCGTGCTGCTCACGCTGCAAGGCGATGCGCTATCATGCGGCATGGCGGTCTTGAAGGCCGACGGTCAGCTCGATGCGGAGTCAAAGACCATGCTCAGCCTCACCCGGGCCGCACGCACCGGAGGAAGCACGCAGACCGCCGGAGGCTTCTCGGTGACGGGAGGGGCGCAGGCGTCATCCACGCGGCAGAGGCCGTCTTCGGCGGGGAGGGGAGGGCGGTCTTCCACCATCGACACCACGACCATGGCGACCCTGGCAGGTCGCGTCAAGGCGAACTTCAAGCCGCAGGGCAAGGAGACCGTCCTTGCCGCCGGCGACCCGCCCCTTACCGTGGCCTCGCTCTACGCCTTC comes from Pseudomonadota bacterium and encodes:
- a CDS encoding alpha/beta hydrolase gives rise to the protein HYGGGTRAARASAPALPAAEPIAPRIGDAVEVTAQSGPTQGPHRVTVVQRITSARWGWIEQLRDKDPHLTQRSFHPRQVIRDPEIAKAFGTSTPHSGDALLMYAGDPPPGAPKRDTPVILVHGASKNANFWWDPHENGSDHGLPQRLRDEGYHVYAVSFAHNQDDNNVWAQQLSNAIGRVKRLEGVAQVDLVGHSKGGVPVRAYLSNFGEPWMTAYQGDVRRAVFVASPLGGIDFSFRHPSANLALYGKSDNPYLNAPMSWDRMIAYGWWHDVRDQGFSKDGPDYWPGQRQLLDRWDGVYKPSSLEPDVKTTIEGGQGLISTSRGIDHFINESGRYMPRLRATPIDPHVDVAVLAGNRPDIKGISNEHDGESDGLLFLRSALEVPRESRLVAEAVFPLNHKEIVADASAHQWVADVLAPETLPRMPQAERDRVEAEAFATGHKMNLSAKVPVEMRANEAAENRIHTLALAADKKAGRVHACYAEGID